Proteins from a genomic interval of Gadus morhua chromosome 19, gadMor3.0, whole genome shotgun sequence:
- the LOC115532119 gene encoding tetraspanin-8 isoform X1, which translates to MSKVNACLKRSFIILTCLIGLLSGLTFGFTLFGHGFFHSTEEIEHMIVLITVMYAVAVATLLLAAIGVYGAAKDTSWPLIIFSTGMSLTVLFVAFDIMAIVVFKTVATDILSTENRGHWVTPLDTANGTNIAVLNELQETLMCCGVDKGYQDWGDHIHHTCVCTEDLPECIPAPKNSSLYDGQTSGGTIMIYKQPCIPALVYHAHYLIDTLIAILSMVFILLSTSLVLAILILVQLRRKLNVPPVYYSAEAKAGNYSSLGENGDIE; encoded by the exons ATGAGTAAAGTCAACGCATGTTTGAAGCGGAGCTTCATAATCTTGACATGTTTGATTGGG CTCCTCAGTGGCCTGACTTTCGGATTTACTTTGTTCGGACATGGATTCTTCCATTCAACCGAGGAA atcGAACACATGATCGTCTTGATCACGGTGATGTACGCCGTTGCCGTGGCGACGCTCCTCCTCGCCGCCATTGGGGTGTACGGCGCCGCCAAAGACACGTCCTGGCCGCTCATCATC ttctcaACCGGAATGAGCCTGACCGTTCTCTTTGTGGCCTTCGACATCATGGCCATTGTTGTCTTTAAAACCGTG GCAACGGACATTTTGTCGACTGAGAATCGTGGGCACTGGGTCACGCCATTGGATACGGCCAACGGAACAAACATAGCGGTTCTCAACGAGTTGCAAGAAACC CTGATGTGTTGCGGAGTGGATAAGGGCTACCAGGACTGGGGAGACCACATCCATCACACCTGTGTCTGCACTGAGGACCTGCCTGAATGT ATTCCAGCTCCTAAGAACAGCAGTCTCTATGACGGCCAAACGAGTGGAGGGACTATTATGATTTATAAACAg CCATGTATTCCAGCCCTGGTTTACCATGCCCATTATCTGATTGATACATTGATAGCAATATTATCAATGGTCTTTATATTATTG TCTACCTCTCTAGTGCTCGCCATCTTGATTCTGGTCCAGCTGAGGAGGAAACTGAACGTTCCTCCGGTGTACTACAGCGCCGAAGCCAAGGCGGGAAACTATTCCTCTCTAGGGGAGAACGGCGACATTGAATGA
- the pus7l gene encoding pseudouridylate synthase PUS7L — protein sequence MDSGNRMKQVCVTDVPNCFISDHEGFTGTIKNYTKDFVVTEIDIHQQLVNTLVVGPQGIDQPSPDAFPAKSKINKKCKQDSTIFPPDIDPSSLVDLDLRTLLGLSVYEELERFLITTQNDSDTKKDELNPQTQSPSPDMSLGSFPEKHQRMAVHRALRHHFPSLMTVTHQFEIKVRDNPDYRELSGLVTEEESEEFFRFIDAKVSGSTYTFRPDEVKDRRTAVHHFLSRRFGKLVETKSFNDPGGTVISVRLRPRKRTKDDSVEEEVYTAFTLRKENLETLEAISYMAATLGASASDFSYAGIKDKRAVTYQAMVVKNVPVRRLTEKVAELERRGLRVTQVRPASAPLHLGRLAGNHFDLVVRHLRLHADGDRQGGGQRGVADAVERAVENIKARGFVNYYGPQRFGISQSVQSDRVGLALLKEDMVGAVRLFFTPENGDEPHNQAKRHFIQTENAKESLVLMPASKARERLMLRALHRYGPGADGCTRAWLSLPHGMRVFYPHAYCSRVWNDAVAHRLATLGHAPIQGDLVWQQQDPQGDMGESNPPQIHVVSAEEERDGVYTLAQVVLPMPGNTVTYPQNAMGAWYQERLAGDGLGDARFRITGLKLNLPGCYRPLVVTPRNITHRLQERREEEKEEEERGGEGRGGEEMARRRESEKAPLTLVLNFDLVSSSYATVCLREMMKCDV from the exons ATGGACTCTGGAAACAGAATGAAACAAGTGTGTGTTACTGACGTTCCCAACTGCTTCATATCCGACCATGAAGGCTTTACTGGGACGATCAAAAACTATACTAAGGACTTTGTGGTGACGGAGATAGATATCCATCAGCAGTTAGTCAACACATTAGTCGTAGGTCCTCAGGGTATCGATCAGCCCAGTCCCGATGCCTTTCCTGCGAagagcaaaataaacaaaaaatgcaaGCAGGACAGCACGATCTTCCCACCAGACATCGACCCTTCCAGCTTAGTGGATCTGGACCTGAGAACACTGTTGGGTCTCTCAGTGTACGAGGAACTGGAACGGTTTCTAATAACGACGCAAAACGACTCTGACACCAAGAAGGATGAACTGAACCCTCAGACCCAGTCCCCGTCCCCAGACATGTCTCTTGGGTCTTTCCCTGAGAAACACCAGAGAATGGCTGTCCACCGTGCCCTCCGACATCACTTCCCCTCCTTGATGACCGTCACCCATCAGTTTGAAATTAAGGTGAGGGACAACCCCGACTACCGGGAGCTCTCCGGGTTGGTCACGGAGGAGGAGTCGGAGGAGTTTTTCCGGTTCATCGATGCCAAAGTGTCCGGCTCGACGTACACCTTTAGGCCCGACGAAGTCAAAGACCGCCGCACCGCCGTCCATCATTTCCTCAGTCGCAGGTTCGGCAAACTGGTGGAGACCAAGAGCTTCAACGACCCGGGGGGCACTGTTATCTCAGTGCGGCTGAGGCCTCGCAAAAGGACCAAAGATGACAGTGTGGAAGAGGAGGTGTACACCG CCTTCACACTGCGTAAGGAGAACCTGGAGACTCTGGAGGCCATCAGCTACATGGCGGCCACGCTGGGCGCCTCGGCCTCGGACTTCAGCTACGCTGGCATCAAGGACAAGCGGGCTGTCACCTACCAGGCCATGGTGGTGAAGAACGTGCCCGTCAGAAG GCTGACCGAGAAGGTGGCGGAGCTGGAGCGGCGAGGGCTCCGCGTGACCCAGGTGCGGCCCGCCTCCGCGCCCCTCCACCTGGGGCGGCTGGCAGGAAACCACTTCGACCTGGTGGTCCGCCACCTGAGGCTGCACGCCGACGGCGACCGGCAGGGGGGCGGTCAGAGGGGCGTGGCCGACGCGGTGGAGCGGGCCGTGGAGAACATCAAG GCCAGAGGGTTCGTCAACTACTACGGACCGCAGAGGTTCGGCATCAGCCAGAGTGTTCAGTCCGACCGCGTGGGACTGGCCCTACTGAAGGAGGACATG GTGGGGGCCGTTCGCCTGTTCTTCACTCCGGAAAACGGAGACGAGCCCCACAACCAGGCCAAGAGACACTTCATCCAGACCG agAACGCCAAGGAGTCCCTGGTTCTGATGCCCGCCTCCAAGGCCCGGGAGAGGCTGATGCTTAGGGCCCTGCACCGGTACGGCCCTGGTGCCGACGGCTGCACCCGGGCCTGGCTCAGCCTGCCCCACGGCATGAGGGTCTTCTACCCCCATGCCTACTGCAGCAG GGTGTGGAACGATGCTGTGGCCCACCGATTGGCTACTCTAGGCCACGCCCCCATTCAGGGAGATCTGGTTTGGCAGCAGCAGGACCCGCAGGGCGACATGGGCGAATCCAACCCTCCACAG ATTCATGTGGTGAGCgctgaggaagagagagatggagtctACACACTAGCCCAG GTGGTGCTTCCAATGCCGGGGAACACCGTCACCTACCCGCAGAACGCCATGGGGGCGTGGTACCAGGAGAGACTGGCCGGCGACGGCCTGGGGGACGCTCGCTTCCGCATCACCGGCCTCAAACTCAACCTGCCGGGCTGCTACCGCCCTCTGGTGGTCACTCCGCGCAACATCACCCATCGGCTGCAGGAGCgacgggaggaggagaaagaggaggaggagagaggaggtgaggggagaggaggtgaggagatggcgaggaggagggagagtgagaaagCACCCCTCACCCTCGTCCTGAACTTTGACCTGGTGAGCTCCAGCTATGCCACGGTGTGCCTCCGAGAAATGATGAAGTGTGACGTTTAA
- the LOC115532119 gene encoding tetraspanin-8 isoform X2 — translation MSKVNACLKRSFIILTCLIGLLSGLTFGFTLFGHGFFHSTEEIEHMIVLITVMYAVAVATLLLAAIGVYGAAKDTSWPLIIATDILSTENRGHWVTPLDTANGTNIAVLNELQETLMCCGVDKGYQDWGDHIHHTCVCTEDLPECIPAPKNSSLYDGQTSGGTIMIYKQPCIPALVYHAHYLIDTLIAILSMVFILLSTSLVLAILILVQLRRKLNVPPVYYSAEAKAGNYSSLGENGDIE, via the exons ATGAGTAAAGTCAACGCATGTTTGAAGCGGAGCTTCATAATCTTGACATGTTTGATTGGG CTCCTCAGTGGCCTGACTTTCGGATTTACTTTGTTCGGACATGGATTCTTCCATTCAACCGAGGAA atcGAACACATGATCGTCTTGATCACGGTGATGTACGCCGTTGCCGTGGCGACGCTCCTCCTCGCCGCCATTGGGGTGTACGGCGCCGCCAAAGACACGTCCTGGCCGCTCATCATC GCAACGGACATTTTGTCGACTGAGAATCGTGGGCACTGGGTCACGCCATTGGATACGGCCAACGGAACAAACATAGCGGTTCTCAACGAGTTGCAAGAAACC CTGATGTGTTGCGGAGTGGATAAGGGCTACCAGGACTGGGGAGACCACATCCATCACACCTGTGTCTGCACTGAGGACCTGCCTGAATGT ATTCCAGCTCCTAAGAACAGCAGTCTCTATGACGGCCAAACGAGTGGAGGGACTATTATGATTTATAAACAg CCATGTATTCCAGCCCTGGTTTACCATGCCCATTATCTGATTGATACATTGATAGCAATATTATCAATGGTCTTTATATTATTG TCTACCTCTCTAGTGCTCGCCATCTTGATTCTGGTCCAGCTGAGGAGGAAACTGAACGTTCCTCCGGTGTACTACAGCGCCGAAGCCAAGGCGGGAAACTATTCCTCTCTAGGGGAGAACGGCGACATTGAATGA
- the LOC115532120 gene encoding ras-related protein Rab-19 produces MESPVPPDQDEAFDFLFKLILIGDSDVGKTCVVQSFKSGLFSEKQQNTIGVDFTVRTLDIDGKRVKMQVWDTAGQERFRTITQSYYRSAHGAMIAYDITRQETFDSVRHWIQEVETYGATNIVLVLIGNKCDLETSRQVDFEKACSLATEKGMLMALETSAKKRQNVDDAFMLMARELLLRNGMSVQQGVPASEPRGLLRSNSRPVNGTYPPPPPENKSCC; encoded by the exons ATGGAGAGCCCGGTGCCGCCGGACCAGGACGAGGCATTCGACTTCCTCTTCAAGCTCATCCTCATCGGGGACTCGGACGTGGGGAAGACCTGCGTGGTGCAGAGCTTCAAGTCGGGGCTGTTCTCGGAGAAGCAGCAGAACACCATCGGCGTGGACTTCACCGTGCGCACGCTCGACATTGACGGCAAGAGGGTCAAG ATGCAGGTTTGGGACACGGCCGGCCAGGAGCGCTTTCGCACCATCACTCAGAGCTACTACCGTAGTGCCCACGGGGCAATGATTGCCTATGACATCACCAGGCAGGAAACCTTCGACTCTGTGAGACATTGGATCCAGGAGGTGGAGACCTATGGAGCCACCAACATAGTCCTGGTTCTTATAG GCAACAAGTGCGACCTGGAGACCAGTCGGCAGGTTGACTTCGAGAAGGCCTGCTCTCTGGCCACCGAGAAGGGGATGCTAATGGCTCTAGAGACCTCAGCCAAG AAAAGACAAAACGTGGACGATGCCTTCATGCTGATGGCCAGGGAACTGCTTTTGCGCAACGGCATGAGCGTCCAGCAGGGGGTGCCAGCGAGCGAGCCCCGTGGGCTCCTCCGGTCCAACTCtcgcccggtgaacggcacctACCCTCCGCCGCCACCGGAGAATAAGTCGTGTTGTTGA